GGAATATGGCAACTACCAAGCAGAAGATTCGTATCCGCCTCAAGGCTTACGATCACCGCGTGATCGATCAGTCGGCCAAACGCATCGTCGAAACGGCGGAGCGCACCGGGGCGCGCGTGGTTGGCCCCGTGCCGCTGCCCACCAAGCGTGAGCTGTTCACCGTGCGCCGTTCCCCGTTCATCGATAAGGACTCGCACGAGCACTTTGAGATCCGCACGCACAACCGCATCATCGATGTAATGGAGCCTGACTCCAAGACCATCGATATGCTCATGCGCCTCAACCTGCCGGCCGGCGTGGACATCGAGATCAAGATCTAGGTTGCGTAAGCCGGCGGCTTGGCCGCTGATCGGCACTGGACAGAGTAACGACTGTTTGGTATAGTTGTAGGCTGTGTGAACAAGCCTGCCCGCCGCAAGGCGGGCAGGCAGATATTCTGAGTAGGGGCAGCGTAAGAGCTGCCAGCCGGGGTGGCCCAAAGTGCCACCCACGTGCCGGCAACTGACTACACTGCTGCGGGATGATGCGGTCTTGCCCAGACTGACAGTCCCAGACAATTAAGTACGTAGGAGACAAACGAGATGTTCAAAGGGCTTATTGGCAAGAAAATCGGTATGACCCAGATTTTCGACGAGCAAGGCCGCGCTGTGCCGGTTACGCTCCTCGAGGCTGGGCCTTGCTTTGTCACCCAGATCCGCCGCCCGGATGTAGAAGGCTACAGTGCGGTGCAGCTGGGTTTTGGCGAAACCAAGGCCAAGCACCTCAGCGGTGGTCAGCTCGGCCACCTCAATCGCGTCAAGGCGCCTACCTTGCGCTATCTGCGTGAATTCCGCACCAAACAACTTGAAGTCAAAGAAGGCGACACCGTCACGGTGGAGAGCTTTGCTGTGGGCGACGCGGTGGATGTGATCAGCGTCAGCAAGGGTAAAGGCTTTGCCGGCGCCATGAAGCGCCACGGCTTTGGTGGTGGCCCCATGAGCCACGGCCAGTCGGACCGCCAGCGTGCTGTCGGCTCGATCGGTTCGGGCACCAGCCCCGGCCGCGTATGGAAGGGCAAGAAGTTGCCCGGCCACATGGGTGTGCGCCAGGTAACTACGCTCAACCTCAAGGTTGCCTTCGTGGACACTGAGAAGAACCTGATCGGCCTGCATGGCGCCGTCTCTGGCGGCAAAGGCGCGATCGTGACCATTCGTGAGGCGCGCAAGGCGTAAGCCTGCGAGATATTCAAGATGAAATTAGACGTATACACTCTCAAAGGCACCAAGCTCGACCAGCAGGCAGAACTGCCGGCCAGCGTGTTTGAAGCGCCGATCAACGTAGACCTGATGCACCAGGCGTACACGCGCCAGATGGCCAATGCGCACCTGGGCACGCGTAAGACCAAGACCCGCGCCGAAGTGAGCGGTGGTGGCCGCAAGCCCTGGAAGCAGAAGGGTACCGGCCGCGCCCGCCAAGGCTCCATCCGCTCGCCGCAGTGGGTGGGTGGTGGCAAGGTGCACACCCCGCGCCCCAAGAGCTTCGAGCAGGACATGCCGCAGAAGATGCGCCAGGCCGCGCTGCGCTCGGCGCTCTCCTCCAAGGCGGCTGACCAGGACATCGTGCTGGTGGAGAACCTCGCTCTGGATGAGGCCAAGACCAAGATCGTGGCCGAGGCGCTGACCAAGCTGGTGGGCGAAAGCACCGCACTGTTGGTGCTGCCCAGCAAGGATGAAGATTACGTGCGCGTCGTACGCGCCGGCCGCAACCTGCAGAGCTGCAAGACCCTGCTGGCCAACTATCTGAACGTGCGTGACCTGCTGGGTTACGACAAGCTCATTCTGCCGCTGGATGCCATCAAGGCCATCGAAAGTGCGCTGGGATAAGCGGAGTAGGTGCTGATATGACGACCGTTTACGACATTCTGGTGCGCC
The DNA window shown above is from Anaerolineales bacterium and carries:
- the rpsJ gene encoding 30S ribosomal protein S10 yields the protein MATTKQKIRIRLKAYDHRVIDQSAKRIVETAERTGARVVGPVPLPTKRELFTVRRSPFIDKDSHEHFEIRTHNRIIDVMEPDSKTIDMLMRLNLPAGVDIEIKI
- the rplC gene encoding 50S ribosomal protein L3, encoding MFKGLIGKKIGMTQIFDEQGRAVPVTLLEAGPCFVTQIRRPDVEGYSAVQLGFGETKAKHLSGGQLGHLNRVKAPTLRYLREFRTKQLEVKEGDTVTVESFAVGDAVDVISVSKGKGFAGAMKRHGFGGGPMSHGQSDRQRAVGSIGSGTSPGRVWKGKKLPGHMGVRQVTTLNLKVAFVDTEKNLIGLHGAVSGGKGAIVTIREARKA
- the rplD gene encoding 50S ribosomal protein L4 encodes the protein MKLDVYTLKGTKLDQQAELPASVFEAPINVDLMHQAYTRQMANAHLGTRKTKTRAEVSGGGRKPWKQKGTGRARQGSIRSPQWVGGGKVHTPRPKSFEQDMPQKMRQAALRSALSSKAADQDIVLVENLALDEAKTKIVAEALTKLVGESTALLVLPSKDEDYVRVVRAGRNLQSCKTLLANYLNVRDLLGYDKLILPLDAIKAIESALG